A genomic window from Arthrobacter sp. FW305-BF8 includes:
- a CDS encoding cysteine desulfurase family protein — protein MIFLDAAATTPVRREVLEAMWPYLTGEFGNPSSHHSLGDSAARALADARKTVAAVLGCRPGEITFTAGGTEADNLAVKGIALARQAADPALNRVVISAVEHPAVEESARYLERFHGIAVDVVPVDGNGTVTPEALAAVLRDETALVSIMYANNEVGTVQPVAKLADLARGRGIPFHTDAVQAAGWLPLDVRALGVDALSISGHKLGAPKGNGVLFVRGRTRIEPLVHGGGQERGRRSGTENVAGAVALATALTLAHADQPALAARVTGLRDRFIAAVLGSIPGALLTGHPSERLPSVASFCFPGTSGESVLLELERQGVVCSSGSACAAGSDAPSPVLVALGIETEVAQTAVRFSFDSSVTAADLEAAAAAVTAAVGSVRNLGLIPG, from the coding sequence ATGATCTTCCTGGACGCAGCAGCCACAACACCGGTCCGCCGGGAGGTGCTGGAGGCCATGTGGCCCTACCTCACCGGCGAGTTCGGCAACCCGTCAAGCCACCACTCGCTCGGTGACTCCGCCGCGCGGGCACTCGCGGACGCCCGGAAGACTGTGGCCGCGGTGCTCGGCTGCCGGCCAGGGGAGATCACCTTCACGGCGGGCGGCACGGAGGCGGACAACCTCGCCGTCAAGGGGATTGCCCTGGCCCGGCAGGCCGCGGACCCGGCGCTGAACCGGGTAGTGATCAGCGCCGTCGAGCATCCTGCTGTGGAGGAGTCCGCACGGTACCTCGAACGCTTCCACGGTATCGCCGTGGACGTCGTGCCGGTGGACGGGAACGGAACCGTGACCCCGGAGGCACTCGCCGCGGTGCTGCGGGACGAAACCGCGCTGGTCAGCATCATGTACGCCAACAACGAGGTGGGGACCGTCCAGCCGGTGGCCAAGCTTGCGGACCTGGCGCGGGGGCGGGGGATCCCGTTCCACACCGACGCCGTGCAGGCCGCCGGCTGGCTGCCGCTGGATGTGCGGGCACTCGGCGTGGACGCGCTGAGCATCTCCGGGCACAAGCTCGGGGCGCCCAAGGGCAACGGTGTCCTGTTCGTTCGCGGCCGGACCCGCATCGAGCCCCTGGTGCATGGCGGCGGCCAGGAACGCGGCCGGCGCTCGGGCACCGAAAACGTTGCCGGTGCCGTGGCGCTGGCCACCGCCCTCACCCTGGCGCACGCCGACCAGCCTGCGCTCGCGGCCCGCGTCACGGGACTGCGCGACCGTTTTATTGCCGCCGTGCTGGGCAGCATTCCCGGTGCGCTGCTGACCGGCCATCCGTCTGAGCGGCTGCCCTCCGTGGCGTCGTTCTGCTTCCCGGGCACCAGCGGAGAATCCGTGCTCCTCGAACTCGAGCGCCAGGGCGTGGTGTGCTCCAGCGGCTCGGCGTGCGCGGCCGGCTCCGATGCGCCGTCGCCGGTGCTGGTGGCACTCGGCATCGAAACGGAGGTGGCGCAGACCGCCGTGCGGTTCAGCTTTGATTCGTCGGTGACCGCCGCGGACCTGGAGGCGGCCGCCGCGGCGGTGACGGCCGCCGTCGGAAGCGTCCGGAACCTGGGCCTGATTCCGGGTTAA
- the nadC gene encoding carboxylating nicotinate-nucleotide diphosphorylase, which yields MTSLTLPAAPVREILERAFAEDAPSGDITSQLLIPAEASATAVLNARVPGVFSGGSVFRDAMLMVDPDTQVELLVADGETFAAGTKLARVTGRARSVLLAERVGLNLAQRMSAIATKTAEFVALAAGTKARITDTRKTTPGLRVLERYAVRCGGGANHRYSLSDAVLAKDNHLAVMTGGDPARLTALLADAKAQLGHTTHFEVEVDSAEQIEPVLAAGVDTIMLDNFSPEELRAGVRQVAGRAIVEASGNVNLRTVADIAAAGVDVISVGALTHSVTALDLGLDVELTVG from the coding sequence ATGACTAGCCTGACCCTCCCTGCAGCACCCGTCCGCGAGATCCTGGAGCGGGCCTTCGCGGAGGATGCGCCCAGCGGTGACATCACCTCGCAGCTGCTGATCCCAGCCGAGGCCAGCGCCACCGCGGTGCTCAACGCCCGCGTCCCGGGCGTCTTCAGTGGCGGCAGCGTGTTCCGCGACGCCATGCTGATGGTGGACCCGGACACGCAGGTGGAGCTGCTCGTGGCCGACGGCGAAACCTTCGCCGCAGGGACAAAGCTGGCACGGGTCACCGGCCGGGCGCGCAGCGTGCTGCTGGCCGAGCGGGTGGGCCTGAACCTGGCGCAGCGAATGAGTGCCATCGCCACCAAGACAGCCGAATTCGTGGCACTGGCTGCCGGCACCAAGGCCCGCATCACGGACACCCGCAAGACCACCCCCGGCCTGCGGGTGCTGGAACGGTACGCCGTCCGCTGCGGCGGCGGCGCCAACCACCGCTACAGCCTGTCCGACGCCGTCCTGGCCAAGGACAACCACCTGGCCGTCATGACAGGGGGAGACCCGGCAAGGCTGACCGCGCTGCTCGCCGACGCGAAGGCCCAGCTCGGCCACACCACGCATTTCGAGGTGGAGGTGGACAGCGCTGAGCAGATCGAACCCGTCCTGGCCGCGGGCGTGGACACCATCATGCTGGACAACTTCAGCCCGGAGGAACTCCGTGCCGGCGTCCGGCAGGTGGCCGGGAGGGCCATTGTCGAGGCCAGCGGCAACGTCAACCTCCGCACCGTGGCGGACATCGCCGCCGCCGGCGTGGACGTCATCTCGGTCGGCGCCCTGACGCACAGCGTCACGGCCCTGGACCTCGGCCTGGACGTCGAACTGACAGTGGGGTGA
- the nadB gene encoding L-aspartate oxidase: MTIPSENGTAGRQRLAVVGSGIAGLYAALLAAEAGADVVLLTKGALADSNTYFAQGGISAVLDEPSPGDTVAAHIADTLRAGAGHCNAAAVRVLCTEARRDIAGLGRFGVRFDLDDDGDPALGLEAAHSAPRILHAGGDATGAGIANALICAVLAAQATGRIRLLGHASVTALLQQGRRVTGVEFLQDGRPGSIQADAVLLATGGAGQLFAQTTNPSVATADGLALAWRAGAAVADLEFFQFHPTCLVRQDKGAKSDGGQDPLLISEAVRGEGAVLVDTHGHRFLHGYHPDAELAPRDVVSRSIALHLAALGNPSGHVYLDARVLEDARGAGFLKRRFPTITRGTREAGIDWTREPVPVAPAAHYWMGGVSTDLHGRTTVPGLYAAGEVACTGVQGANRLASNSLLEGLVFGRRAVEAFLAEPSQDSTTPRASSAASGLPLTHASVALSRDFVADDQNAPPYPGKKRGDGPERDVSAVPGEFSRDALRRLMTAKAGVLRSGELLREAGAALGAWAAVVRPEAVPQSVDPRTHEDANLLLAAQLLVHAARERQVSLGAHYRDDSQPADLPVGDLDEEFRMSPKASLVHD, translated from the coding sequence ATGACCATCCCCAGCGAAAACGGCACCGCCGGCCGGCAGCGGCTCGCCGTCGTCGGCAGCGGCATCGCCGGCCTCTACGCCGCGCTGCTCGCGGCGGAGGCAGGCGCCGATGTGGTGCTGCTGACCAAGGGCGCGCTCGCGGACAGCAATACGTACTTCGCCCAGGGCGGCATTTCCGCCGTCCTGGACGAGCCGTCGCCCGGCGACACCGTCGCCGCCCACATCGCGGACACGCTGAGGGCTGGCGCCGGGCACTGCAACGCGGCGGCTGTCCGGGTGCTGTGCACCGAGGCGCGCCGGGACATCGCCGGGCTCGGACGCTTCGGCGTCCGCTTTGACCTGGACGACGACGGCGACCCCGCCCTGGGGCTCGAGGCGGCCCACTCCGCGCCGCGGATCCTGCACGCCGGCGGCGACGCCACCGGCGCGGGCATCGCCAACGCCCTGATCTGCGCCGTGCTGGCCGCGCAGGCCACTGGCAGGATCCGGCTGCTGGGCCACGCCAGCGTCACAGCCCTCCTCCAGCAGGGCCGGCGGGTCACCGGCGTTGAGTTCCTGCAGGACGGCCGGCCCGGCAGCATCCAGGCCGACGCGGTGCTGCTGGCCACCGGCGGGGCGGGTCAGCTGTTCGCCCAGACCACGAACCCATCCGTTGCCACCGCGGACGGACTGGCCCTCGCCTGGCGCGCCGGTGCCGCCGTGGCAGACCTGGAGTTCTTCCAGTTCCACCCCACCTGCCTCGTCCGCCAGGACAAGGGAGCAAAGTCCGACGGCGGCCAGGACCCGCTGCTGATTTCCGAGGCCGTCCGCGGTGAGGGTGCCGTCCTCGTGGACACACACGGCCACCGCTTCCTGCATGGGTACCACCCCGACGCCGAACTCGCCCCGCGCGACGTCGTTTCCCGTAGCATTGCCCTGCACCTTGCCGCGCTCGGTAACCCCAGCGGCCACGTTTACCTGGACGCCCGGGTTCTCGAAGACGCCAGGGGAGCAGGGTTCCTCAAGCGCCGCTTCCCGACCATCACACGGGGCACCCGCGAAGCCGGCATCGACTGGACCCGGGAGCCCGTTCCCGTCGCACCGGCCGCGCACTACTGGATGGGCGGCGTCTCCACCGACCTGCACGGCCGCACCACCGTCCCCGGGCTGTATGCCGCCGGAGAAGTAGCCTGCACCGGCGTCCAGGGCGCCAACCGGCTTGCCAGTAACTCGCTTCTCGAGGGACTGGTGTTCGGCCGGCGGGCTGTAGAAGCATTCCTGGCGGAACCGTCGCAAGACAGCACTACTCCGCGTGCTAGCTCAGCCGCTAGCGGCCTCCCCTTGACGCACGCTTCCGTTGCACTGTCCCGCGACTTCGTGGCGGACGACCAAAACGCTCCGCCCTACCCCGGGAAAAAGCGGGGAGATGGTCCTGAACGTGATGTGTCCGCGGTTCCCGGCGAGTTCTCTCGGGACGCCCTGCGGCGGCTGATGACTGCCAAGGCCGGGGTGTTGCGCAGTGGGGAGCTTCTGCGGGAGGCGGGGGCAGCGCTTGGGGCGTGGGCCGCCGTCGTGCGTCCTGAAGCGGTGCCGCAGTCGGTAGACCCGCGGACCCACGAGGACGCCAACCTGCTGCTCGCCGCGCAGTTGCTGGTCCACGCGGCGCGAGAGCGGCAGGTGTCGCTCGGCGCGCATTACCGGGATGACAGCCAGCCGGCAGATCTTCCAGTCGGCGACCTTGACGAAGAATTCAGAATGAGCCCGAAAGCGAGCCTTGTCCATGACTAG
- the nadA gene encoding quinolinate synthase NadA: MSSVNTAIQLITREQAELAQAAGTAGTCSPALAKGPWEYDLAETLAGVPAYGPGASSADVAPASTPRQGQLPEEYKIAGEAELDARIRAAKATLGDRAVILGHFYQRDEVVQYADFVGDSFQLANAALTRPDAEAIVFCGVHFMAETADTLSTPEQAVILPNLAAGCSMADMADADSVEDCWEQLEEIFGTEPDAEGRVPVIPVTYMNSSAALKAFCGRNGGIVCTSSNAKSVLEWAFERGQRVLFFPDQHLGRNTAKALGVPLEQMPMWNPRKELGGNDEQALLDSRVILWHGFCSVHKRFSVAQIEKARADFPGVNVIVHPECPMEVVDAADSAGSTDFIQKAIAAATEPSVFAIGTEINMVNRLAAQYPQHTIFCLDPVICPCSTMYRIHPGYLAWVLEELVAGRVVNRITVDDDVQQDARTALERMLASKPQ; the protein is encoded by the coding sequence ATGAGCAGCGTCAACACTGCCATCCAGCTGATCACGCGTGAACAGGCCGAGCTGGCCCAGGCTGCCGGCACCGCCGGCACCTGCAGCCCGGCGCTTGCCAAGGGTCCCTGGGAATACGACCTCGCGGAAACGCTCGCCGGCGTTCCCGCCTACGGTCCCGGCGCCTCCAGCGCGGACGTCGCGCCTGCCTCCACGCCGCGCCAGGGCCAGCTTCCCGAGGAGTACAAGATTGCCGGCGAAGCTGAACTCGATGCCCGGATCCGGGCTGCCAAGGCCACGCTCGGGGACCGCGCCGTCATCCTGGGCCACTTTTACCAGCGCGACGAGGTTGTCCAGTACGCCGATTTTGTCGGCGATTCATTCCAGCTGGCCAACGCCGCGCTGACCCGGCCCGATGCCGAAGCGATCGTGTTCTGCGGCGTGCACTTCATGGCCGAAACCGCTGACACCCTCTCCACGCCGGAGCAGGCGGTCATCCTGCCCAACCTTGCTGCCGGATGCTCCATGGCGGACATGGCCGACGCCGACTCCGTGGAGGACTGCTGGGAGCAGCTCGAGGAGATTTTCGGCACCGAGCCCGACGCAGAAGGCCGAGTTCCGGTCATCCCGGTCACCTATATGAATTCCTCCGCGGCGCTGAAGGCTTTCTGTGGCCGGAACGGCGGCATCGTCTGCACGTCCTCCAACGCCAAGTCGGTCCTCGAGTGGGCCTTCGAGCGCGGCCAGCGCGTCCTGTTCTTCCCGGACCAGCACCTCGGCCGGAACACGGCCAAGGCGCTGGGCGTTCCGCTCGAGCAGATGCCCATGTGGAACCCGCGCAAGGAACTTGGCGGCAACGACGAGCAGGCCCTGCTGGACTCCCGCGTGATCCTCTGGCATGGATTCTGCTCGGTCCACAAGCGCTTCAGCGTGGCCCAGATCGAGAAGGCACGCGCCGACTTCCCGGGCGTCAACGTCATCGTGCACCCGGAATGCCCCATGGAGGTGGTGGACGCGGCCGATTCCGCCGGGTCCACTGACTTCATCCAGAAGGCCATCGCGGCGGCCACCGAGCCCTCGGTGTTCGCGATCGGCACCGAGATCAACATGGTGAACCGGCTGGCGGCCCAGTACCCGCAGCACACCATCTTCTGCCTGGACCCCGTGATCTGCCCCTGCAGCACCATGTACCGGATCCACCCCGGCTACCTGGCCTGGGTGCTCGAAGAACTTGTCGCCGGCCGCGTTGTCAACCGCATCACCGTGGACGACGACGTGCAGCAGGACGCGAGGACCGCGCTCGAGCGCATGCTCGCTTCCAAGCCCCAATAG
- a CDS encoding NUDIX hydrolase, translating into MYTTSANVAERQSAPPSLAISTVIFALRPSESSGRPTLWIPLVRRIREPFKGLWALPGGPLTHAESLQDAASRNLRETTGLAPSYLEQLYAFGGLHRSPTQRVVSIVYWALVQPTEAALADESENVRWFRADKLGSLAFDHNGIVDYALWRLRNKLAYGSIAYHFLGEYFTLAQVREVYEAVLDTQLDPANFRRQIKSTPEIEETGEYLQGGKHRPPRLYRFTGRPGLDPDNRSTP; encoded by the coding sequence GTGTACACCACCTCAGCCAACGTGGCCGAGCGGCAGTCCGCGCCGCCGTCGCTCGCCATTTCCACGGTGATTTTCGCCCTCCGTCCCAGCGAGTCCTCAGGCCGACCCACCCTGTGGATTCCGTTGGTCCGGCGGATCCGGGAGCCCTTCAAGGGGCTCTGGGCCCTGCCCGGCGGTCCGCTGACCCACGCTGAATCCCTGCAGGACGCCGCCTCGCGGAACCTGAGGGAAACAACCGGGCTGGCGCCCAGCTACCTCGAGCAGCTCTACGCCTTCGGCGGCCTGCACCGCTCGCCCACGCAGCGCGTGGTGTCCATCGTCTACTGGGCGCTGGTCCAGCCCACCGAAGCGGCGCTCGCGGACGAATCCGAGAACGTCCGGTGGTTCCGCGCCGACAAACTTGGCAGCCTGGCCTTCGACCACAACGGGATAGTGGACTACGCACTCTGGCGCCTGCGGAACAAGCTGGCCTACGGCTCCATCGCCTACCACTTCCTGGGGGAATACTTCACCCTCGCCCAGGTCCGCGAGGTCTACGAAGCCGTGCTGGACACGCAACTGGACCCCGCCAACTTCCGCCGGCAGATCAAGTCGACGCCGGAAATCGAAGAAACCGGTGAATACCTGCAGGGCGGCAAGCACCGCCCGCCGCGTCTTTACCGCTTTACCGGCCGCCCCGGCCTTGACCCAGATAACAGGAGCACCCCATGA
- a CDS encoding amino acid permease, producing the protein MTTKSTAERPAVQLRHSMKPRQLTMMGLGSAIGAGLFLGSGAGVQAAGPAVLVSYLVAGTLIILVMWALGEMAAANPNSGAFSVYAERAMGKTAGATVGWLWWLQLVVVIAAEALGAAGLLFSVWPVVPVWALSLVFMVVFTGINLAGVKNFGEFEFWFAILKVTAIVLFLAIGAALLLGLLPDAASPGLANVTGDFAPSGLAGIATALFVVIFAFGGTEIVSVAAAETENPEHSVTKAIRTVVWRILVFYIGSVFVIAAVLPATSEALSSPFAGVLDAARIPGAATAITLVAVVALLSALNANLYGASRMVFSLAERGEAPAFLSRLSGAGVPMVAVGVSVAFGFIATVLELLFPERILPALFQLVGSTCLVVWGSALVSQLILRRRADRDGTPLPLRMRGFPGLTVFGLVLLGLVFAVGFSAESSRIQLISTLLLIAGIAAACWAGARIAGSRRARRS; encoded by the coding sequence ATGACGACGAAGTCCACGGCGGAGCGACCCGCAGTACAGCTCCGCCACAGCATGAAGCCGAGGCAACTCACCATGATGGGCCTGGGCAGCGCCATAGGCGCCGGGCTTTTCCTGGGCTCCGGCGCCGGCGTCCAGGCGGCCGGCCCGGCGGTCTTGGTTTCCTACCTTGTGGCCGGCACGCTCATCATCCTGGTCATGTGGGCGCTCGGCGAAATGGCGGCAGCCAACCCCAACAGCGGAGCCTTCTCCGTTTACGCCGAACGCGCCATGGGCAAGACCGCTGGGGCAACAGTGGGCTGGCTCTGGTGGCTGCAGCTGGTGGTGGTCATCGCCGCCGAGGCGCTCGGCGCCGCGGGGCTGCTGTTTTCAGTTTGGCCGGTGGTTCCGGTATGGGCGCTCTCCCTGGTGTTCATGGTGGTGTTCACTGGCATCAATCTGGCCGGTGTGAAGAACTTCGGCGAGTTCGAGTTCTGGTTTGCCATCCTCAAGGTGACCGCCATCGTCCTGTTCCTGGCCATCGGCGCCGCGCTGCTGCTGGGCCTGCTGCCGGACGCGGCATCCCCGGGCCTGGCCAACGTCACCGGGGACTTCGCGCCCTCGGGCCTGGCCGGCATTGCAACCGCACTGTTCGTGGTGATCTTTGCGTTCGGCGGCACGGAGATCGTCAGTGTCGCAGCGGCTGAGACCGAAAACCCCGAGCACAGCGTCACCAAGGCCATCCGGACGGTCGTGTGGCGGATCCTCGTCTTCTACATCGGCTCCGTCTTCGTGATCGCTGCCGTTCTTCCGGCCACCTCGGAGGCCCTGTCCTCGCCGTTTGCCGGCGTCCTGGATGCCGCCCGCATCCCGGGTGCCGCCACCGCCATCACCCTGGTGGCCGTCGTCGCACTTTTGTCCGCCCTGAACGCCAACCTGTACGGGGCGTCCCGCATGGTGTTCTCACTGGCAGAGCGGGGCGAGGCTCCCGCGTTCCTGTCCCGGCTGAGCGGCGCGGGCGTGCCGATGGTCGCGGTCGGCGTCTCGGTCGCGTTCGGCTTCATCGCCACGGTCCTGGAACTGCTGTTCCCCGAGCGCATCCTGCCGGCCCTGTTCCAGCTCGTCGGGTCAACGTGTCTGGTGGTCTGGGGTTCGGCGCTGGTCTCCCAGCTCATCCTGCGCCGGCGGGCAGACCGTGACGGCACTCCCCTGCCGCTGCGGATGAGGGGCTTCCCCGGGCTCACGGTGTTCGGCCTTGTGCTGCTGGGGCTGGTGTTTGCCGTGGGTTTCAGCGCCGAGAGCAGCCGCATCCAGCTGATCAGCACGCTGCTGCTGATTGCAGGCATCGCGGCCGCCTGCTGGGCCGGTGCCCGGATCGCGGGATCCCGGCGCGCCCGGCGCTCCTAG
- a CDS encoding alpha/beta fold hydrolase encodes MSGRHTGEQHSHTVEGTDPQLYVAVHDPQNDAGLRPILLIHGFSASSKLNWEDTGWIPALLEAGRRVIAVDLPGHGRSGAPEDMDSYSPSRIRADLLQIAFDAGARPLRDGDPASGLDVIGYSLGSRLGWEFGATQPELVHRLVLGGPNMADPLAAFDLVAAQRYLADGTPIADASTAGLLSMAQALPSNNIFALLSLVEAIKGEPYDPAEAVPHMPVLLVAGENDERAASMPQLAELAAKAGSVAEQLVLPGRTHTNAITSRAFKQAAIAFLGS; translated from the coding sequence ATGAGCGGCAGACACACCGGCGAACAGCACTCCCACACGGTCGAGGGCACTGACCCGCAGCTGTACGTCGCGGTGCACGACCCCCAGAACGACGCTGGACTCCGCCCCATCCTGCTCATCCACGGCTTCTCCGCGTCCAGCAAGCTGAACTGGGAAGACACCGGCTGGATCCCGGCGCTGCTGGAGGCCGGCCGCCGCGTCATCGCCGTCGATCTCCCCGGACACGGCCGGAGCGGCGCGCCGGAGGACATGGACTCCTACTCCCCCAGCCGGATCAGGGCGGACCTGCTGCAGATCGCGTTCGACGCCGGAGCCCGGCCTTTGCGCGACGGTGACCCCGCCAGCGGGCTGGACGTGATCGGCTACTCCCTCGGTTCCCGGCTCGGCTGGGAGTTCGGCGCCACCCAGCCGGAACTGGTCCACCGGCTCGTCCTGGGCGGCCCCAACATGGCGGACCCGCTGGCAGCCTTCGACCTCGTCGCCGCCCAGCGCTACCTGGCCGACGGCACGCCCATTGCCGACGCCTCCACTGCCGGGCTCCTCAGCATGGCGCAGGCGCTTCCGAGCAACAACATCTTCGCGCTGCTGTCCCTGGTGGAGGCCATCAAGGGTGAACCGTACGATCCGGCCGAGGCCGTGCCGCACATGCCCGTGTTGCTGGTCGCCGGCGAAAACGATGAACGCGCCGCGTCCATGCCGCAGCTTGCCGAACTGGCAGCTAAGGCTGGTTCCGTGGCCGAGCAGCTGGTGCTGCCCGGCCGCACCCACACCAACGCCATCACCAGCCGCGCTTTCAAGCAGGCTGCCATCGCGTTCCTCGGCAGTTAA
- a CDS encoding phosphoribosyltransferase translates to MGMVFEDREDAGRQLAAALPQFRERLDTLVLGLARGGIPVAAAAAEVLHLPFGALLVRKLGIPGHDETAYGALAYSGGRIVRLLNRPLVERILDDGVRQEWLDQVEQRERTELMRRADSYPAVHPDVHGKTALLVDDGLATGATMRAAVEAVRMAGAAAVVAAAPVGSIEAEKSLSRVCDVLCLHLPGRFRAVGAFYRHFEQLRDEDAIALLHGARI, encoded by the coding sequence ATGGGCATGGTTTTTGAGGACCGGGAAGACGCAGGACGGCAGCTTGCGGCCGCCCTGCCGCAGTTCCGCGAGCGCCTGGACACCCTGGTGCTGGGCCTGGCCCGGGGCGGCATTCCGGTGGCCGCCGCCGCGGCCGAGGTCCTGCACCTGCCGTTCGGTGCCCTGCTGGTCCGCAAGCTTGGCATACCGGGTCATGACGAGACCGCATACGGCGCGCTCGCCTACTCAGGCGGAAGGATCGTCCGCCTTCTCAACAGGCCGCTCGTGGAGCGGATCCTGGACGACGGCGTGCGGCAGGAGTGGCTCGACCAGGTGGAGCAACGGGAGCGGACCGAACTCATGCGCCGCGCCGACAGCTATCCGGCCGTGCACCCCGATGTTCACGGCAAGACGGCCCTGCTAGTGGACGACGGCTTGGCGACCGGGGCCACCATGCGGGCGGCCGTCGAGGCTGTACGGATGGCCGGCGCGGCAGCGGTAGTGGCCGCCGCGCCCGTCGGTTCGATCGAGGCAGAGAAGTCATTGTCCCGTGTGTGCGATGTCCTGTGTCTCCACCTGCCCGGAAGGTTCCGGGCAGTGGGAGCCTTTTACCGGCACTTCGAGCAACTGCGGGACGAGGACGCCATTGCCCTGCTGCACGGCGCCCGCATCTAG